A single window of Engraulis encrasicolus isolate BLACKSEA-1 chromosome 20, IST_EnEncr_1.0, whole genome shotgun sequence DNA harbors:
- the LOC134436003 gene encoding neurensin-1-like, producing the protein MASCSEICAPEQSERAQKPTEAEAGQGAASSSSSSGCHKYGVRSYLHHFYEECTASVWERHDDFQTQRSPQWLSSGLWKVSLVFGSLVLLIGLVVFVVGCTLPSRIEAFGDGELLFVDHQAVRFNQGLQVSIQAGAVMLCLGGLTVAGSLFVSAFSRSHRKEDPMLSPPTKDRDRGRERRRGNRGGGGGRESGGGNVPSEPVTKPPTPMSSEAGVPVTLSKVETIQPPSEEVPSSPSH; encoded by the exons ATGGCCTCGTGCTCGGAGATCTGTGCACCTGAGCAGTCTGAGCGTGCTCAGAAACCCACAGAGGCGGAGGCGGGGCAGGGGGCGGcatcgtcgtcatcgtcatcgggCTGCCACAAGTATGGCGTGCGCTCATACCTGCACCACTTCTACGAGGAGTGCACGGCCTCTGTGTGGGAACGCCATGATGATTTCCAGACCCAGAGATCGCCACAATGGCTGAGCTCGGGCCTCTGGAAG GTCTCTCTGGTGTTCGGTTCCCTGGTGCTGCTAATTGGCCTGGTGGTGTTTGTGGTGGGCTGCACACTCCCGTCCCGCATCGAGGCCTTTGGCGACGGGGAGCTGCTCTTCGTGGACCACCAGGCCGTCCGCTTCAACCAGGGGCTCCAGGTGAGCATCCAGGCCGGGGCGGTGATGCTCTGCCTGGGCGGCCTGACGGTGGCCGGCAGCCTCTTTGTCTCCGCTTTCTCCAGGAGCCACAGGAAAGAGGATCCCATGCTCAGCCCGCCCACCAAAGACCGGGAtcgaggcagggagaggaggagaggaaacagaggaggaggaggaggaagagaaagtggaGGAGGTAACGTCCCCTCTGAGCCAGTCACCAAGCCGCCTACCCCCATGTCTAGCGAGGCAGGAGTGCCCGTCACCCTGTCCAAAGTAGAAACCATACAACCCCCTTCGGAAGAAGTCCCCTCATCCCCGTCTCACTAG